Below is a window of Trichosurus vulpecula isolate mTriVul1 chromosome 4, mTriVul1.pri, whole genome shotgun sequence DNA.
acttgtgaccctgggccagtcacttaacctctgcctgcctcaagtctccccatctgtaaaatggggatgataataataccatctatgtcccagggtggttatgaggatcaaatgggtaATATTTCTAAACACTGCTTAGCAgtgtgctggcacatagtaggtgcttaataaatgcttgtttccttttgttAGTACgtatactttttatttacttgtgtgtatgttatctcatctgtgaaaggagggagttggactagatgatcctctaaaatctcttctggttctaaatctatgatccaaatgCTGTGTATTGTATCCCTCCCCCAAcatacccccccacccccaccccaacttcgTAAATGCAAattcctggaggacagggactgtctggtttttatctttgtatcctgaCTCCCAGCACACaggatgttttaaaatgtttgttgaattgaattaaatagtgAAGATTCCTTTCTCCTGCTTGGTGCCACTGGAAGAGCTTGTAATAGGCAAACAGATTACTGCCAGCctattgtaaatattttggtcCCCTAGAGTACTAGAAAGGAAAATTCAACTTTATTCCTGGCTTGGGCTAATGATTAAGTTGAATGGGGGCGTGGCTAACAATCTGCAGTATTTCAACATAGCCGTTAGGTGGCAGTGTGACTCTATAgcaataattcatttattttaaataggatTGTGGATTTACTCTaacccccttactttacagatgaggacatggcCAAGGTCAGGCATATAGTAAGTCACAGGTGCAAGGCTGGGCATGTTCTTATAGCTTCCAAGGAAGTCACGGGATCATCTAGCATCTTCTGGAAGACCATTCCCAGCATTAACTCAAAAGATCAtgagatttagggctagaagaaaccttagagattatctagtccaactctcttattttacagataaggaaactagttGGGtaatgatttgttcagggtcacacagagaatgTGTGTGGCGCGGTATGGATTCAGACCCAAGCCCTTTGAATGCAAACCTGGTATTTTTCCCCTTCACCAAGCTTCATTTTCTTGACTACTCTCTCTCCCTTAGGCTGAAAACATATCTTCCTGGCTaccaaagccctccacaatctgtgTCCAACCCTACCTATCGAATtttaattccttctctttcttccttccattactTACCCTTTTTCCTAATCCAGTCATTGCCTCAGTCTCCCATATGTCTCAAGCATTCTTCCTCCCCCGTGGGCACCTTTGTTTCTCTCCACTCCAGAgtgcccttccttctctcctctatctGGTTATATCCTGTCTATCCTTCAAAgaccagttcaaatcctgcctctttcaAGTAGCCTTCCCTGACCATAGGAAGGCCTCACAGTTCACTCCCTAAGTCTAGGGTCCTGTGACTACGAGTCACTGTTCATTTGCATGCTGTGTATAGTCTTCTTGGTTGCATTTTgcagggaattttatttttttttcttatgagattGTAAGATTTTTGATGATGAGGACATTGTCTTCAGTCTTGAAACGCATTGAAGTCTCTGTGTCCTCAGAGGGCCTAGCATTGTGCTGGAGCCCCTGGTGGGTGCTCAGTAACTACTTATTTGTTGGTTAAGGAGAAAGGGGGTGACCTGAGTGGACAGAAAAGTGGAGTGGCTTTGGACCTATGGGTCCTAAAGTACCTTCTGGGGATGCAGCTAGGTGACCCTTGGAGGTACCTCCAATTTCTCCTTTAAGCTACTTCCACCTCTCTCTATGTCTTGGTTTAACCATTCTCTCAGACACTTCCATCCCCTGAATCTCTATATCCCAACCCCTTAGACTGATGGGCTCAGCTGGAAACTATAACCTAAGGAACTGTTAGGAAGCTCTCCGTGGCGGTTGCCAATTCCAAAATACCCCAGAAAGATCAAGAAGGGTTTCTTTCTGATCTCACAATCAGTATGAGAGACAGGGTTGTGAAGGGGTAAGAACCTTAGACATGGAGTCTGATCCAGGCTTTTACAGTTAACAGGTGTGGACTTTGAATAAGCTGCTTCATCTCCCAAAATCTGTTACTCCATCTGAAAAACAGGCTTGATAATACTTGTACCAAGAAGGTGATATCAGTGAATGGAGAGCTGGTCTTAGAAAAGGAGAAGCTGAGTTCAGTACCTCATTGTGCTGCAGACAGACTCCTGACCCTGGTTTTCAAAGGCTGTCAAAGTACCTGTCAAACATGGGCAGGGCGCATCATACAAGAAAGGTTTCAAGCACAGGCCCAGGGGATCAGAGTTGTTCAGGGACCCTTTAGCTGAtttttggagaggctcatcaccaaacTAGTTGCAGGTGATGATTTTCCCacatgaaatgaataaataaatgaatggatgagaaAGCATTAAActctttttcttgttcagttgtgtctgactcttcctgactccatttggggttttcttggcaaagatactggagtggtttgccatttccttctccagctcattttacatatgaggaaacctaggcaaacaaggttaagtgacttgcccagggtcccacaactagtaagtgtctgagactggacttgaactcaggaagatgagtctttctgacttcaggcccagcactctaaccactgcaccacctagctgccttaaattcttactatgtgcaaagtattcCACTAAGTGCTGAAAATACAGATAAAACAGTAAGTTAGTCCCTACTCTCATGGAGTTTTCATTCAAATAGGGGAAGACTCAACATACAGAAGCTTTCAGCTGTGAGCTACATTCACAAAACAGATGATAATGCCTCTTATTTAATGAATGACATTTCTGCTGACAAAATCCTATAAGTTTCTTGTGGCAAGAAGTTTCCTTTCTGGGTCCTCAGTAGCTGTGACTGCACCACCCACAGAAGCAGTTGCTAGGCCACATCTCCTTGAGGGTTGTACTTTCAGGATGGTGGCTGGGCTGGCTGGGCTAGAAGCAGGACCAGTGGCTATGGGGACAGAGAGGAGGGATGATGCTACTCCCCAGAGCTCTTGGGCTCACCTGCCTGATGCTGTTAAGTGGTCAGCAGTGAACTGCTCCCTCCAGTGCAGGGTCTGGTCTAGAAGGAGAATGAGGTGTCAGGAGGGTACTCCTATTCCCGACGTTCTAAAATCCTGGGTCCTGCACTGTCTCTAGCTGCATTTCCTGGAAGGTCGTGGTTTGGTGGTGTTTGACTCACCTGGTAACTTGCCTTCTGTCTCTTCTCCAGGGTTCTTTGCTGGTTCATGTGGTTTGGTCATTTACTCATGGGTCGTTTTTCTCTGCAGATGCTTCAGGATTGCCCCAAGGCCCGAAGGGAGGTGGATTTGCATTGGAGAGCCTCTCAGTGCCCACACATTGTCAAGATAGTGGATGTCTATGAGAACCTGTATGCTGGAAGGAAGTGTCTCCTGATTATCATGGAATGGTGAGCAACTCTTCCTGCacacccttcccccccaccccaaagcccTCATTCCCTGCTTGTTCCTTGGACCCAACCTCCCACTCTTTCCATCTCTACTCCCTGATCAACCCTTCTGCCTCCCTGttcctctccatcatttccttCAGCCCCATTTAATCCAGTTATCCATTGTTCAGTTTGTTCTCATAGCAGTCTTGGCAATAACAGGGAGATCTTCGTATGTaaatgctaaatttttttttaaggatggtgCATGATTAAATAGGTAGGAGATAAATGGAGGTTTCATTTTCAAAAACCCATTGCTTGTCTTTTGGCTTCTGTTTCAGCATGGATGGCGGAGAGCTCTTCAGTCGCATCCAAGACCGGGGAGACCAGGCCTTCACTGAGAGAGGTAAGTAAGCCCTCTTGGTAGAGGCAGAATGGGCTGAGTAAGTTCTCTAAAAACTACAATTCTCAAAGGAGACTTTCAGTGGTACAGTGAAGGGGCTACTCTATTAGCTGTGGGTCccctgcaccccacccccaccccatccaattCTGGAATCCTGCCAGGCTGGAGTTATGACTGATCTTGCTGACGTCATTCTTGGGCAATGTTCTTAAGCTTGTTTGTATCATGGATGTCTTTAGCAGTctggtgtttttaaatgcataaagtaaaatgtcTAAGATTACAAAAAAGCCAAAAATTAACTAAAATAAAGAAGTAatatttttcctatccaagttcataggCCCCTTGAAATTTTGACATGGACACCTTGGAGGAGGAGTATctggatcccaagttaagaacccctgttctggGGGTGgcatcattagaatgtaagctccttcaaagCAGAGACTCTTTGTTTCTTCTCACCATAGTGCTGGGGATCCATCCTGGTTCATTGATGGCTCAAGGCTCCCAACATGGAGCACCATTCTACTCTATTGCAGTTCCACATTGAGGTTAGGGCCCTTCAGTAAGGAGAGGGAGTTGTGTTATTGCTTTAAGCTTCAAGGCTCCACTTCAAGACCCCTCTTTCTTGTTCCTTCCGCCAGAGGCTTCGGACATCATGAAGAGCATTGGTGAAGCAATTCAGTACTTACACTCAATCAACATTGCGCACAGGGATGTCAAGGTAATTGTTGCAACccctcctatccccctttcctctgtgtgtgtgtgtgtgtgtgtgtgtgtgtgtgtgtgtgtgtgtgtatgtgtgtctgtctgtctctccctctcccccctccctccactatCTGGGGATATGGAATGATGCTAGAAAGGGTTGGTAGTGATACAGTGGGaagatcattggatttggaatgagaagacTGGTATTTAAATCTTGGCTATGCCACTCCCTATGTGTCCTTGTACAAGTCACCTAACTATTGTGAGCCTCAGGCTCTTCCTCTGTGAAGTATAGATAACACCTGTTAATATCAACCTCCCAGGTTGTTATGGGGCTCAAGTGAGACAATTTATGTCAggtgctttgcaagctttaaagccTTATATGTAACATGGGTTATCATTCCTTGTTagcccatctacaaaatggggcaAATGATGTCTGTAAagtcacaggattgttgtgaggatcaagcagGCTAATATATGTCAtgtactttgtaaattgtaaactGTTAACTGTCAGCTCATTTATCCTGGATGAATATCAGCAATGATGAGGAGTGCTCTGGTCCATTTCCCTCTACCAGCTTCTGTAGACCGACACAGCCTCTTCGTGACGTTGGCCGCTGCCAATTCTGACCAGATTTGGGTTGTGACCTTTTGCCTGATGGATTTGGGAAAGGCCTTTGcctatccttccccctcccttcttctctttgtcTCCCGTTCTGCCTCCCCCATGACGTCTTCGCTTCTCCCTCTAGCCCACAGGAATATCTCCTTCCTTGTACTTCTGCAGCCTCGAATGCTGTTACTTGTCTTGTCTTGGGTTGTTTTCTCGCAGCTGTTTTCTGTATCTTCTCTCCCTAACTTGATTATGAGCTCTTTCTGTTCAAAGACCTACCAGACTTCTAGATTTTCCTTCGGCGTCTAGAAGAGTTCTGAGCTTTTAAGATGCATTcagtacttgttgattgattgaatgaatgcatgaatgaatgaatgaatgagtgagtgaatgaatgagtgaatgaatgagtgagggGCTCCAGGGCATCCCTGTTAGCTTTGGAATACAGGGAAAACTcctttgtttattgtttcaagcccttcacaatctggctttagCCTGCCTTTACAGATTTTTTGTGTATTACTTCCTTTCATTTGCTCTCCAGTCCAGCCAACTTGGTCTAAATAGGCCAAACAGTAAATACTGTTTTCTGTACATAACATTCCAACTTATGTTTGTCTTTTGGTGCACAGGCTGTTTGCCATGCCAAATGCACTCCCTCCACACCCCTCGGGAACTTTGACacaatctctagcttccttcctggctcagctcaggtgctacctcttatatgaggtctttcttgatttctggtcaccacccccccaccccccatgccctACTCCCTTTCCTATCATGTCCCCAGTACCAAACAAACACAGTGCCTGAGGTACagcagacccttaataaatgtatgtttaatggATGAATTGGCTGTCCTCATGGCTCTTAGTTTTGGTCCCACAGGCTCAGGGAGacctttacttctctctctcttttttgtttctgtgcAGCCTGAGAATCTCTTATATTCCTCCAAACGGCCCAATGCTATCCTGAAGCTCACTGACTTTGGCTTTGCCAAGGAAACTACCAGCCATAATTCCCTCACTACCCCTTGCTACACACCATACTATGTGGGTAAGTTCCGAGACTAGATGCAGAAGGTTCACGCTTCCCCTGCCTCTCCCCTTCTTCACTGAGCTCAGGTTGCCAACCACCCAAAAAAAGTCATGCATTTTGAGCCTCACTCTGTGGTGGGTTTGTGGCCTGAAGTAAGGGTGTGGTCAAAATAGTTTAGAAAGGTTTACAATTTGCATATTTTATAGTCTTGGGACCTTGGACAGGTCTTTTCATCCCTAGGAGCCTCAGTCTTCCGCATCcctaaaatgatggggttgagcTAGATGCTATGTAAGgttcctttccacctctaaattctAGAATCAAATGACTGATGACTGTAGCCTTGGGATATCTGTGGAGAATGGTAGATATTTCCTCTCCTCTAGGAGAAAGGAGGGGTTTTTCCAGTATGGATCTCTTCTGTGGGGCTTGTGATGGATATAACGGTATATCCAGGAGAATGAAGATAGCCCCCATTGGCTTTGCTGAGGCACTGATGAGGACCTCTCTCATGCTTCTGGGAGTATATCCCAATCCCGGTAACCTCTTCTCCTTTACAGCTCCAGAGGTCCTAGGCCCCGAGAAATATGACAAATCCTGTGACATGTGGTCTTTGGGTGTCATCATGTATATCCTGTGAGTGCTATGGGAAGGGAGTGGGCAGGCACTGTTCTCTCATAGGCAAGAGCTTGGATGAACAGTGGGGGATGGAGTGGGAGGATACTGCTATTATTTTTCTGGTTATATATGAATTTCTTTGGGAGATCTTTGTAAATAATCTGTCctgtctccccctgccccatccttGAAGCTGAAAAGGAGCTGGGAACTGTCCACATGGGCAGGTACTTGGTGCACAGGATTCCTGATTACTATTCTGggattacttttttattttttggagggaggaagcagggcgattggggttaagtgacttgcccaaggtcacacagctagtaagtgtggcaagtgtctgaggctggatttgaactcaggtcctcctgactccagggctggtgctctactcactgtgccacctagctgccccaactggAATGACTTTTTATAGTGGGACCAAATTACCAAGATACCCTTTCTTCTACCAGTGGGACAATGGGAGAAGCAGgctttccccctttttcctgGTATATGTTTCTCAAGTATACCTCTCATCTcttatccttccctccttctcctcttcttaccTCTGGATCTAGACTGTGTGGTTACCCTCCATTCTATTCCAACCATGGCCTTGCCATCTCTCCTGGAATGAAGACACGAATCCGAATGGGCCAGTATGAGTTTCCCAATCCAGAGTGGTCagaggtatcagaggaaggtaGGAGGTTCCAGTCTTCTGGGGCACATAAAGTATATCCATCTgggtatttatttatctgtggaTGTATAAAGCCATGtattttgcgtgtgtgtgtgtgtgtgtgtgtgtgtgtgtgtgtgtgtggtagtagtagtagcttcATTGTGTGTGCATAATTATGTGAAGGATTTGGGAGAATGCCTGATTAGGATATCAGGACTTGTAGGGACTTCAAAAAGCTTAGATGTTGTCAAGCCTTAGTGCTCTCTCCATCAGGGAATCTTGTCCCAAGTGGGAACTCATCTCTTTTTTAGAGCTATAGGTAGTTGGTGGTGGGTGGGGAACATGGAGCTTGAATTCCAAAAtcaacttctttttcctcttgtgcAGTCAAAATGCTTATTCGGAATCTGCTAAAGACAGAACCAACTCAAAGAATGACCATCACTGAGTTTATGAATCACCCTTGGATTATGGTGAGATGGGTCTGCTGGGAGGACCTCAAATCCAGAAGAACCCCCTCTAGGGATTGGGAGACCAGCAGTCAGCTCCTGTCCAGGGGGATCCTCCTGTCTTTGATATGATCCTaaatcctcttttctctcctccaagcAATCAATGCAGGTCCCTCAGACTCCACTGCACACAAGCAGAGtcctgaaggaagacaaggagagATGGGAGGATGTGAAGGTAAGGGAAAGGCATTGCTTTTGGAGTTGGGGTGGAGATGAAAGGGTGGGTGCTGGCTCCTGGAAGGggatgggaataagcatttatatagcatctccTGTAGGCCAAGCAATAtaccaagtgctttataaatattatctcatttgataataagggagggagaaggaggatgtCAAAAAACCTGGTGTCTTTAGTCTTTTGTTGTCTCAGGGCATTCATGTCAAAGAAATAAAACTCATGGTCATCCCTAGACAAACCCCAGGCCACATTATGGGAAAAGGATTCAATTTTCTCATAGGTTCTGTTGCTACCCCCACCATGATGAATCCCCACTTTATTTAGTATAAcgttggagttggaagggaccttatcaATCATCTAAggacagataagcaaactgaggcaaaaatcaCACATAAGTGTCAGAGCCTAGACTCAAAACCCAGATCTAGCTATGCCTTATGTCTGggcagtcagtcagtaagcatttattaaatacctactatatgccaggtacccAATTAAGAgccaaaatacagtccctgcctttgaggagctcactctaataggggagacaacatgcaaacaatcatCTACAAGCAAATTATATACATGatacataggaaataatcaacagagggaagacactagaattaagagtgattgggaaaggcttcctgggcacttaataatgtttgttgaattgggttATTGAATCTCCTCCAGTGGTCTTTCTTCCATCCTTGCTGTCCTTTCCTCTGCTGTCTTGGGAGAGTTGCCTGAAATGGTGATGGTGTCCACTCGAAGTCCATCCCCAATGTGGAGGTGCTATTAGCCAAACCCAATGTACTGACTGTTCTATGTCCTcttacctttttaatttttctttttttttaaataaacattttgttCCCTCTTCTTATCATCTTTGTGCTTCACTCGGGTcttcccttctcattctttttttcatctggcctcatttcttcttcttctccttacACTTACCCTTGCTGTTCTCCTCCTCAGGAAGAGATGACCAGTGCCTTGGCCACCATGCGTGTTGACTATGAGCAAATCAAGATTAAGAAGATTGAGGATGCCACCAACCCTCTGCTCCTAAAGAGGCGGAAGAAAGCCCGGGCTTTGGAGGCAGCTGCCCTTGCTCACTGAGCCAACCTCAGCCCTCCTCCCGCCCTGATGGAGGGAAAGCAATAACTCTctaagtatattttttaaaagcagagacACAGAACTGTCCTCCCGCAGCTCCCACTTGCATGGAGCCCAGAAACGTGTCAGCAGATGACTTCTGGCCCTTTAACTGCCACCTTCCCTGGAGCTCCTGGACCTGACTCCTGGGAGGTTGGGAGGGTGGGGACAAGGGGGCAGGTCGCTCTCAAGATCTTCCTCATTGTGCAGTTTTTCTTGGCCGATTTGGCCttgaatttttataaaatttctattttttttctcctccttccccccttttccctcccaactcacaggatgatttttttaaaaggtattttggGGAGCTGCTTCAGGGAGGTGACTCAGTGTTTGTTATCTTgtttcctctgccctcccctcaccccagtcTGAGGCTTCAGCAGACTTGGGGGCCAACTGGCTGGGAAGCTGAGCCCTGTGAAGGACAGGGCCTTTGTGGTATGGGATCCAGGGGGCATGGCCTCAGGGATAGGGGCCAGGAAGCTTCCCCTGCCTTAACTCAGAGGCCTTGGACAGCTGGAGCTGTGGCCAAGGAGTAGGCATACAGGGCTGGATGTGTGAGTGTGTGGACAGGGGGTATGAATCAGTGTGCAGATATAGTGTGTTTGTGGTGGGTAGGAGGCCCTGATGTGGCTCAGGGGGCTTTCCTGTTTGGATCTGACACAGCCCTGGGAAAGGTCCACATATCTATCTGCATGGGAAACTGGCTGAGACTTTGAAACTGGCTCATGGTCTTTCTCTCTAGCAGGCAGGGCTCTGAGGGCAAGGGGAAGGGCTTCCCTGACATTGGCACTGAGATAAAAGAGACAGGagccttcctcttctcctcctccctccaaatcTTAGCATTTAGTGCAGAATTTCagagtcctccctccctcctcagtgAATGAGAAGGCAGTACTATCCTGTGGAGGAGGGAACGGCCAAGGATTCAGAATGATCCCTCTTTTCCCACTTTCCCTGAACACTgtgtgtttggggaaaaaaaaaccgaacttccctttccttccctttcctaacCAGAGGTATACAGGgccagggagtggggaggataGTGTTCAGGGccctgggttggttttttttttgtacaccTTTCTCCAggctcccccgcccccccccccctccaagacCTGGAGTCAGTCTGAGCCCACAGTATTTGCTACCTTAAGCTGGGAGCAGACAGTGAGCCCTGCTCTGGAAGATGAGTGGGAGATAACGTCCCGTGGGCCTCTGTGGTTAGGGCCATCCACTCATCCCACTTGCCTCTCTCCCTTATTTTAAAACTATCctggttttctatttcctggatttttgccttttgttgttgtcattcttcTTGCGCAGCCTTTTAGCCTCCCACCCTGTCTAGGGATGAGCCTGGGCCATTTGTTGCGACCATAAAGATTTTCTGTTTTGCTTGGCCCTCTCTCCAGCTGAGGAATCCCcctgccttttccccttccctaggCTTGCTTTCTCTGGGTTCTCCTTCCTGTCCTTCGTTCGAGTGTCCTGGAGGACAGAGAGGAAGCCTTCTCACCAAAGATGCCCCACCTCTACCCA
It encodes the following:
- the MAPKAPK2 gene encoding MAP kinase-activated protein kinase 2, translating into MLSNSPGQTPPVLFPNPPPPPPPQQPQPQPPVLPLPPPPPPPPPPPQQPQLPPPPQPPQQFPQFYVKSSLQIKKNAITDDYKVTSQVLGLGINGKVLQIFNKKTGEKFALKMLQDCPKARREVDLHWRASQCPHIVKIVDVYENLYAGRKCLLIIMECMDGGELFSRIQDRGDQAFTEREASDIMKSIGEAIQYLHSINIAHRDVKPENLLYSSKRPNAILKLTDFGFAKETTSHNSLTTPCYTPYYVAPEVLGPEKYDKSCDMWSLGVIMYILLCGYPPFYSNHGLAISPGMKTRIRMGQYEFPNPEWSEVSEEVKMLIRNLLKTEPTQRMTITEFMNHPWIMQSMQVPQTPLHTSRVLKEDKERWEDVKEEMTSALATMRVDYEQIKIKKIEDATNPLLLKRRKKARALEAAALAH